A region of Streptomyces deccanensis DNA encodes the following proteins:
- a CDS encoding TOMM precursor leader peptide-binding protein, with amino-acid sequence MHPMVKPALRRGWRDLNTVQFGLAPAHAMVLGPMDMATGSFLALLDGTRGLPLLREEGRRMGLPDGHVDGLVDRLSRSGLLDDATGGGPAADELRAKSAVLDRLRPDAATLSLIAPEPGDAMSRLAARRSLRVQVRGAGRVGSVLASLLSGAGVGEVDVRDVGRVAPGDVAPGGLPAEAIGERRDSAARRAARHAAPDRPPRRRRGSRPPAAPPGDLSVDRLREEAGFSLVILASRDGADVHAPRPLAAEPLIASGTPHLYAGVVEGTGVVGPLVLPGETGCAGCLEQSRTDRDETWPRLVAQWRSGRPHQVEACDLALATTVAGLAAAHALAFLDGRTPSSAGARWEVSVPGLDWHSRPVWPHPACSCLAAEKGAAGKGNGEHTPKEGEAHETMAGHQRSTRLSRKAHAARPAESWRAHV; translated from the coding sequence ATGCATCCGATGGTGAAGCCCGCGCTACGGCGCGGCTGGCGGGATCTCAACACCGTGCAGTTCGGTCTGGCACCGGCGCACGCCATGGTGCTGGGCCCGATGGACATGGCGACAGGCAGTTTTCTCGCCCTGCTCGACGGCACGCGCGGGTTGCCGCTCCTGCGCGAGGAGGGGCGCCGGATGGGCCTGCCGGACGGTCATGTGGACGGGCTGGTGGACCGTCTGTCCCGGTCCGGCCTGCTGGACGACGCCACGGGCGGCGGTCCGGCCGCCGACGAGCTGCGCGCCAAATCGGCGGTCCTGGACCGGCTGCGTCCCGACGCCGCCACGCTCTCACTGATCGCCCCCGAGCCCGGGGACGCCATGAGTCGTCTGGCCGCGCGCCGGTCACTGAGAGTGCAGGTGCGCGGCGCGGGGCGCGTGGGGTCGGTGCTCGCGTCCCTGTTGTCGGGCGCAGGGGTCGGCGAGGTCGACGTCCGCGATGTCGGCCGGGTCGCGCCGGGCGACGTGGCGCCGGGTGGGCTGCCGGCCGAAGCGATCGGTGAGCGCAGGGACTCGGCGGCCCGGCGTGCGGCTCGCCACGCGGCACCCGATCGCCCGCCCCGACGTCGCCGCGGCTCCCGGCCACCGGCGGCTCCGCCCGGGGATCTGTCGGTGGACCGTCTCCGCGAGGAGGCCGGCTTCTCGCTGGTGATCCTCGCCTCTCGCGACGGGGCCGACGTCCACGCTCCACGGCCTCTGGCCGCCGAGCCGCTCATCGCTTCGGGCACGCCCCACCTCTATGCGGGCGTGGTCGAGGGGACGGGCGTGGTCGGCCCTCTGGTCCTGCCGGGTGAGACGGGTTGCGCGGGCTGCCTGGAACAGAGCCGTACCGACCGCGACGAGACGTGGCCCCGGCTGGTCGCACAGTGGAGGTCCGGACGCCCGCACCAGGTGGAGGCGTGCGACCTGGCCCTGGCCACGACCGTCGCCGGACTGGCCGCGGCGCACGCGCTCGCCTTCCTCGACGGGCGGACGCCGTCCAGCGCGGGCGCCCGCTGGGAGGTCTCGGTACCGGGGCTCGACTGGCACTCGCGTCCGGTGTGGCCCCACCCTGCGTGTTCCTGCTTGGCCGCTGAAAAAGGGGCCGCCGGGAAAGGTAACGGGGAACACACCCCAAAGGAGGGGGAGGCGCACGAGACAATGGCGGGGCATCAGCGGTCAACGAGGTTGTCCCGCAAGGCACACGCGGCACGGCCTGCTGAGAGTTGGAGGGCGCATGTCTGA